A region of the Acidobacteriota bacterium genome:
GCTGGAACCCTATAGCGAGCTCGCCAAACTGCCCATCCGCGAATTGATCGCCGAGATCGAATCCGTGCCGGAGCAGATCCGCATGGCGGTGCGCAACCACGGCGGCGGACACCTCAACCACTCAATGTTCTGGCGGCTGATGACGCCGAAACGCGGTGGCAGCCCGGGCAAGTCCGTCGCGCGCGAGATCGAGAAGCACTTCGGCTCGCTCGACACGTTCCGCGAGAAATTCCAGAAGGCCGGCGAAGCGCACTTCGGCAGCGGCTGGGTGTGGCTGGTGCGCGGTCCCGCGGACGCGCTCGCGATCATCACCACGCCCAACCAGGACAGCCCGGTCATGGACGGGCTTCATCCCATCCTCGGCAACGATCTGTGGGAGCACGCCTACTACCTGAAATATCACAACAAGCGTGACGAGTACCTG
Encoded here:
- a CDS encoding superoxide dismutase, which produces MYELPALPYAYDALEPIIDGETMKLHHDKHHAAYVTHLNEALEPYSELAKLPIRELIAEIESVPEQIRMAVRNHGGGHLNHSMFWRLMTPKRGGSPGKSVAREIEKHFGSLDTFREKFQKAGEAHFGSGWVWLVRGPADALAIITTPNQDSPVMDGLHPILGNDLWEHAYYLKYHNKRDEYLKLWWEVVNWDEVALNLENGAEGRSAA